The following proteins are co-located in the Salinigranum halophilum genome:
- the gatE gene encoding Glu-tRNA(Gln) amidotransferase subunit GatE — MSAYDYEELGLVAGLEIHQQLDTSRKLFCECPTERREPAAADRTLTRYLHPTKSELGELDDAALEESRVDREFEYLGYDTTCLVEEDDEPPSRLSQEALDVTMQIAALLDMEVVDQAHVMRKLVIDGSNTSGFQRTTLVAQEGEISTSEGPVSVVDLLLEEESAQRVEATDRGVRWSLDRLGIPLVEIGTGPDISSPEQAREAAETIGMLLRSTGKVKRGLGTIRQDVNVSIADGARVEIKGVQALDDIDDIVRLEVQRQVELLEIRDSLRERDAAVGEPQDVTAVFEDTDSGVIAGALSAGGSVGAVRLEGFDGLVGHELQPDRRLGTELSDHAKRHGAGGVFHTDELPAYGVTEAEVAALREAVDAGPDDAVALVADDTETVELAVDAVAERARTAVDGVPEETRDALEDGTTRYLRPLPGAARMYPETDVPPVEPDPSAVEVPELLTEKAARYEDEYGLDAGLAEQVAYGRRFTLFEAAVDDGVDPTLAANTLESTLTELRRDDVTVARLTDDHLMDVLRLVEAGDLAKEGIGDVLTVLAADPSLTAEEGVEEAGLAGVGDEEVREAIVEVVERNADQVEAEGMGAFSALMGEAMGALRGKADGGQVSDVLREEIQKRA, encoded by the coding sequence ATGAGCGCGTACGACTACGAGGAACTCGGGCTCGTCGCGGGGCTCGAGATCCACCAGCAGCTGGACACCTCGCGCAAACTGTTCTGCGAGTGTCCGACAGAGCGTCGCGAGCCCGCAGCGGCCGATCGGACGCTCACCCGGTATCTCCACCCGACGAAGAGTGAACTCGGCGAACTCGACGACGCCGCCCTCGAGGAGAGCCGCGTCGACCGCGAGTTCGAGTATCTCGGGTACGACACCACCTGTCTGGTCGAAGAGGACGACGAGCCCCCCTCCCGGCTCTCTCAGGAGGCGCTCGACGTGACGATGCAGATCGCCGCCCTGCTCGACATGGAGGTCGTCGACCAGGCGCACGTCATGCGGAAGCTCGTCATCGACGGCTCGAACACCTCCGGCTTCCAGCGCACCACGCTCGTCGCACAGGAGGGCGAGATATCGACCTCGGAGGGGCCGGTCTCCGTCGTCGACCTCCTGCTCGAAGAGGAGTCGGCCCAGCGCGTCGAGGCCACCGACCGAGGCGTCCGCTGGTCGCTCGACCGACTCGGCATCCCCCTCGTGGAGATCGGGACCGGTCCGGACATCTCCTCGCCCGAGCAGGCCCGCGAGGCCGCCGAGACCATCGGGATGCTGCTGCGGTCGACCGGGAAGGTAAAGCGCGGACTCGGCACCATCCGCCAGGACGTCAACGTCTCCATCGCCGACGGGGCGCGTGTGGAGATAAAGGGCGTGCAGGCGCTCGACGACATCGACGACATCGTCCGCCTCGAGGTGCAGCGACAGGTCGAACTCCTCGAGATTCGCGACTCGCTCCGAGAACGGGACGCCGCCGTGGGCGAGCCACAGGACGTCACGGCGGTGTTCGAGGACACCGACTCGGGCGTCATCGCCGGTGCGCTCTCGGCTGGGGGCTCGGTCGGGGCGGTCCGCCTGGAGGGCTTCGACGGTCTCGTCGGCCACGAACTCCAGCCCGACCGCCGCCTCGGGACGGAGCTCTCGGACCACGCGAAGCGCCACGGTGCGGGTGGTGTCTTCCACACCGACGAACTCCCCGCCTACGGCGTCACCGAGGCGGAGGTCGCGGCGCTGCGCGAGGCGGTCGACGCCGGCCCCGACGATGCGGTGGCCCTCGTCGCCGACGACACCGAGACCGTCGAGTTAGCCGTCGACGCCGTCGCCGAGCGCGCGCGCACGGCCGTCGACGGCGTCCCCGAGGAGACGCGCGACGCACTGGAAGACGGCACCACGCGCTATCTCCGCCCGCTGCCCGGCGCGGCGCGGATGTACCCCGAGACGGACGTCCCCCCGGTCGAACCGGACCCGTCTGCGGTCGAGGTGCCCGAACTGCTCACCGAGAAGGCCGCGCGCTACGAGGACGAGTACGGTCTCGACGCCGGCCTCGCCGAGCAGGTGGCGTACGGACGCCGGTTCACCCTGTTCGAAGCCGCCGTCGACGACGGCGTCGACCCGACGCTCGCGGCCAACACCCTGGAGTCGACGCTGACCGAACTCCGCCGCGACGACGTCACCGTGGCGCGTCTGACCGACGACCACCTGATGGACGTGCTCCGACTCGTCGAAGCGGGCGACCTGGCGAAGGAGGGCATCGGCGACGTGCTCACCGTCCTCGCGGCGGACCCGTCGCTCACGGCCGAGGAAGGCGTCGAGGAGGCCGGACTCGCCGGCGTCGGCGACGAGGAGGTCCGCGAGGCCATCGTCGAGGTCGTCGAACGCAACGCCGACCAGGTCGAAGCGGAGGGGATGGGCGCGTTCTCCGCCCTGATGGGCGAGGCGATGGGGGCGCTCAGGGGCAAAGCCGACGGCGGTCAGGTGAGCGACGTCCTGCGCGAGGAGATTCAAAAGCGCGCCTGA
- a CDS encoding M1 aminopeptidase family protein, giving the protein MPPSRLRVLTLLSTLVVVASVVGSTPGLAVAVASSPSPALNTAPPVASAHRADVAAAGVASRHGPEIGELQTFTRGDTSGTARLRLRYDIPTGVTAFRVRLPELAGSSVSVVDSDGFDREDETTFAWTRSTSTPTVTLQLQLSTDEVSTGEWGVERDGWAFATVPPTGIDVTYTGTRPRLVSTTRVDGDGYATDRMAFMGAYDTVDVRGQGETVRFVVGDGTTAANVSAARSFLDRARGRFDFGVRRDRLVVFVLPYEGRTGSEEAVVTGEAFGDAFWVTADATAVSGAENALAHEYVHSRLGDVGNGSAAWLTEATAEYYGSLSVVNVGGTTYDAFYRETRADRFRPNRTAVVLSEPTTWRGTLADYEKGAHVLAALDAEIRARTDGTLYEVFLAHQSFDDYTAFRRAVVETTGEESLGPWLDRYVTTEALPPLPDDPARYVHGGDLDPDGDGLTSRTEVASTPPTNPFVADTDGDTLSDGREREIQTDPTSPDTDGDGTNDALDVSPTDPSVQRTDASAGAKTTQLASTEPSLDEREPVTVSTVENTSAGTTRTETPGFGVGVTLGGFGLGVAAGILRGMRYRRENRAPP; this is encoded by the coding sequence ATGCCCCCGTCACGACTGCGCGTACTGACCCTCCTCTCGACGCTCGTGGTGGTCGCGTCGGTGGTGGGTTCGACCCCGGGTCTCGCTGTCGCCGTCGCCAGTAGTCCGTCACCCGCGCTCAACACGGCGCCGCCCGTGGCGTCGGCACACCGAGCCGACGTCGCCGCGGCGGGTGTGGCGTCGAGACACGGACCGGAGATCGGTGAACTGCAGACGTTCACCCGCGGCGACACGTCCGGGACGGCTCGCCTCCGTCTCCGGTACGACATCCCCACCGGCGTGACGGCGTTCCGGGTGCGGCTCCCGGAGCTCGCCGGGTCGTCGGTCTCGGTCGTCGACAGCGACGGCTTCGACCGCGAGGACGAGACGACGTTCGCGTGGACCCGGTCGACGTCGACGCCGACGGTCACCCTGCAGCTTCAGCTGTCGACGGACGAGGTCTCCACGGGTGAGTGGGGTGTCGAACGCGACGGCTGGGCGTTCGCCACGGTCCCGCCCACCGGCATCGACGTCACCTACACCGGGACCCGTCCCCGACTGGTCTCCACGACGCGGGTCGACGGCGACGGCTACGCGACGGACCGCATGGCGTTCATGGGCGCGTACGACACCGTCGACGTGCGCGGTCAGGGGGAGACGGTCCGGTTCGTCGTCGGCGACGGAACCACGGCGGCTAACGTCTCTGCCGCCCGGTCGTTCCTCGACCGAGCGCGGGGACGATTCGACTTCGGGGTCCGCCGCGACCGCCTCGTCGTCTTCGTCCTCCCGTACGAGGGCCGCACCGGGTCGGAGGAGGCCGTCGTGACCGGCGAGGCGTTCGGCGACGCCTTCTGGGTGACCGCCGACGCAACTGCGGTCTCGGGGGCCGAGAACGCCCTGGCCCACGAGTACGTCCACTCCCGACTCGGCGACGTGGGCAACGGGTCGGCCGCCTGGCTCACCGAGGCCACCGCCGAATACTACGGCTCCCTGTCGGTGGTGAACGTCGGCGGCACCACCTACGACGCGTTCTACCGCGAGACCCGGGCGGACCGGTTCAGGCCGAACCGGACGGCCGTGGTCCTCTCCGAGCCGACGACCTGGCGCGGGACGCTCGCCGACTATGAGAAGGGCGCGCACGTCCTCGCCGCGCTCGACGCGGAGATCAGAGCCCGCACCGACGGGACGCTGTACGAAGTCTTCCTCGCCCACCAGTCGTTCGACGACTACACCGCGTTCCGGCGCGCCGTCGTCGAGACGACCGGCGAGGAGTCGCTCGGACCGTGGCTCGACCGGTACGTCACGACGGAGGCCCTCCCGCCGCTTCCGGACGACCCGGCGCGCTACGTCCATGGGGGGGACCTCGACCCCGACGGTGACGGCCTCACCAGCCGCACGGAGGTGGCGTCGACGCCCCCGACGAACCCGTTCGTGGCCGACACCGACGGCGACACGCTCTCGGACGGCCGCGAGCGTGAGATACAGACCGACCCGACGAGTCCAGACACCGACGGGGACGGGACGAACGATGCGCTCGACGTCTCGCCGACCGACCCGTCGGTCCAGCGCACGGACGCGAGCGCGGGCGCGAAGACGACGCAGTTGGCGTCGACGGAGCCGTCGCTGGACGAACGGGAACCGGTCACGGTGTCGACCGTAGAGAACACGTCGGCGGGCACGACGCGAACCGAGACGCCCGGGTTCGGCGTCGGTGTGACGCTCGGCGGGTTCGGGCTCGGCGTCGCGGCGGGAATCCTCAGGGGGATGCGATACCGTCGGGAGAATCGAGCGCCGCCTTAG
- a CDS encoding MaoC family dehydratase — protein MTLLFEDFDVGDRFDLGTYAVSEAEIREFAEQYDPQWFHTDPDRAREESMYGELIASGWHTAAMTMRLLVDGLLADAASLGAKGVDELRWWRPVFPDDVLSATVEVVECDPERGLVRLSVVTRNEAGEKVFSMVGNVLFARRTE, from the coding sequence GTGACCCTGCTCTTCGAGGACTTCGACGTCGGCGACCGCTTCGACCTCGGCACGTACGCGGTGAGCGAGGCCGAGATACGCGAGTTCGCCGAGCAGTACGACCCGCAGTGGTTCCACACCGACCCCGACCGGGCGCGCGAGGAATCGATGTACGGCGAGCTCATCGCCAGCGGCTGGCACACCGCGGCGATGACGATGCGCCTCCTCGTCGACGGACTCCTCGCCGACGCCGCCTCGCTCGGCGCGAAGGGCGTCGACGAGCTCCGCTGGTGGCGGCCGGTCTTCCCCGACGACGTCCTCTCGGCCACCGTCGAGGTGGTCGAGTGTGACCCCGAACGCGGACTCGTCCGCCTGTCCGTCGTGACGAGAAACGAGGCGGGGGAGAAGGTGTTCTCGATGGTCGGCAACGTCCTGTTCGCGCGGCGAACCGAGTGA
- a CDS encoding RNA methyltransferase — MSADAPVVVVVEPETPGNVGTIARAMKNFGFSDLKLVDPPAMTRDSEAYGFAGHAREDVLPNADEVTFDHVVEQYHTVGFTAITNEDARRHVRFPFRTPRELADSLARVETQTALVFGREGTGLSNEELERLDEVCSIPASEEYPVLNLGQAATVALYELRTLTLGAGVENTQLPDVERERADEADIERFYDFFETFLTQLEHREHKREKTMRMVRRLLGRAHPTDREVTTLTGLFRKASERVQPPEKPR, encoded by the coding sequence ATGAGTGCGGACGCGCCCGTCGTCGTCGTGGTCGAACCGGAGACGCCGGGGAACGTCGGAACCATCGCCCGCGCGATGAAGAACTTCGGCTTCTCGGACCTGAAGCTGGTCGACCCACCAGCGATGACGCGCGACAGCGAGGCGTACGGTTTCGCCGGTCACGCCCGTGAGGACGTCCTGCCGAACGCCGACGAGGTGACCTTCGACCACGTCGTCGAGCAGTACCACACCGTCGGCTTCACCGCCATCACCAACGAGGACGCCCGGCGGCACGTCCGCTTCCCGTTCCGGACGCCGCGCGAACTGGCCGACTCGCTCGCCCGCGTCGAGACGCAGACGGCCCTCGTCTTCGGTCGGGAGGGCACCGGCCTGTCGAACGAGGAGTTAGAGCGCCTCGACGAGGTCTGTTCGATTCCCGCCTCCGAGGAGTACCCCGTCCTCAACCTCGGCCAGGCAGCGACCGTCGCCCTGTACGAACTGCGGACGCTCACGCTCGGTGCGGGCGTCGAGAACACACAACTCCCCGACGTCGAGCGCGAGCGCGCCGACGAGGCCGACATCGAGCGCTTCTACGACTTCTTCGAGACGTTCCTCACACAGCTCGAACACCGCGAGCATAAGCGCGAGAAGACGATGCGGATGGTCCGCCGGCTGCTCGGGAGGGCACACCCCACCGACCGGGAGGTCACGACGCTCACGGGGCTCTTCCGGAAGGCGTCCGAGCGCGTCCAGCCCCCCGAGAAGCCGCGGTAA
- the folP gene encoding dihydropteroate synthase, translating to MRTVNAAGLDIGDDAPPRIMGVLNVSKESPYKPSVFNDPGEAAEYVDTELIDQGADIVDIGLESANKKFEVLSAAGELERLETALDVVDSVSGDAVFSIETRYHEVAEAAIEGGFDMVNDICGFADPEMPRVCEEYDVAVAKMASPPDLERPGAIEDVDDIYDALELNGFTDKTILDPAFGGWSEEKTTEDDRETFRRLREFRGYGRPLLVSINRKNFLREVAGRDTEDALSVSLAATAMAVERGAHVVRTHDVAETRDAALIGRAFTRERVRESGELDVEELDVTAVGEASRHLDRLGVDDGVAAESVVRPVEFAGVSRDERATLDAAAREAGVTLVAGDEGGRLLLVGTPGGYARLQGAVGDTTPALETALERLPMA from the coding sequence ATGCGAACGGTCAACGCAGCCGGCCTGGACATCGGCGACGACGCGCCCCCGAGAATCATGGGCGTCCTGAACGTCTCGAAGGAATCGCCGTACAAGCCGAGCGTCTTCAACGACCCCGGCGAGGCCGCCGAGTACGTCGACACCGAACTCATCGACCAGGGGGCCGACATCGTCGACATCGGACTGGAGTCGGCGAACAAGAAGTTCGAGGTGCTCTCGGCGGCGGGCGAACTCGAACGGCTGGAGACGGCGCTCGACGTCGTCGACAGCGTCTCGGGCGACGCGGTGTTCTCCATCGAGACCCGGTACCACGAGGTGGCCGAGGCGGCCATCGAGGGCGGCTTCGACATGGTGAACGACATCTGCGGCTTCGCCGACCCGGAGATGCCCCGCGTCTGCGAGGAGTACGACGTCGCCGTGGCGAAGATGGCCTCCCCGCCGGACCTCGAACGCCCCGGTGCCATCGAGGACGTCGACGACATCTACGACGCGCTCGAACTGAACGGCTTCACCGACAAGACCATCCTCGACCCCGCGTTCGGCGGGTGGTCCGAGGAGAAGACCACCGAGGACGACCGCGAGACGTTCCGTCGGCTCCGGGAGTTCAGAGGCTACGGCCGCCCCCTCCTCGTCTCCATCAACCGCAAGAACTTCCTCCGGGAGGTCGCGGGTCGCGACACCGAGGATGCGCTCTCGGTCTCGCTCGCGGCGACCGCCATGGCCGTCGAACGCGGCGCGCACGTCGTCCGGACGCACGACGTCGCCGAGACGCGCGACGCGGCGCTCATCGGCAGGGCGTTCACCCGCGAACGGGTCCGCGAGTCGGGGGAACTCGACGTGGAGGAACTCGACGTGACGGCGGTCGGCGAGGCGAGCCGACACCTCGATCGACTCGGTGTCGACGACGGCGTCGCGGCCGAGAGCGTCGTTCGTCCCGTCGAGTTCGCCGGCGTCAGCCGCGACGAACGGGCCACACTGGACGCCGCGGCTCGCGAGGCGGGCGTGACGCTCGTCGCGGGCGACGAGGGCGGGCGACTCCTGCTCGTCGGGACCCCCGGTGGGTACGCGCGGCTCCAGGGAGCCGTCGGCGACACCACCCCGGCGCTCGAGACGGCACTCGAACGGCTGCCGATGGCCTGA
- a CDS encoding ABC transporter substrate-binding protein: MDDNERLSRRTYVKFAGLASAGMAGLAGCSGGGGSGGSGGDSGGSGGSGDSGGSGGDGGSSSDGGSSGGSSGPVEILHGWTGGDGARAAEALASAFSEAYPDVSAEFNPIGGGGNENLDAVVANRLQSGDPPSTFANWPGKNLQRYEGALGSVDDVWSENDFSEVMVQEAVDLHQQGGSFRAVPLGSHRLNCLFYNVSVVEEAGVDVDSLNSVSAFADALDTVATETDYIPFTHGMSGTWTTTQLWASMMLGQEGYQAYMDFINGEGSEAAVRATFESTAAVLENYISDDASSIGLTESNQNIINGNAAFIHQGNWAAGAYRNAEDFDYDEDWGFKTFPGTEGMYMLHFDSFLYPSNNPTPEATKTYLEFVGSPEAQIAFNQYKGSIPTRTDVSLDEFGPYLQETAQDFAEAEERPPTLQHGLAVSSEKMTALNEVISSEFTGPYNVDAATQGFLDAVSN; encoded by the coding sequence ATGGACGATAACGAACGATTATCACGGAGGACGTACGTCAAGTTCGCGGGACTCGCAAGCGCTGGGATGGCCGGCCTCGCTGGCTGTTCCGGTGGGGGTGGTTCCGGCGGGTCTGGCGGCGACTCCGGTGGCTCCGGTGGGTCCGGAGACTCCGGCGGGTCCGGTGGTGACGGCGGAAGCTCCAGCGACGGCGGGAGCTCCGGCGGTTCGAGCGGACCGGTCGAGATTCTCCACGGGTGGACCGGCGGTGACGGCGCTCGTGCGGCGGAGGCGCTCGCGAGCGCGTTCAGCGAGGCGTACCCCGACGTCTCGGCCGAGTTCAACCCCATCGGTGGCGGCGGCAACGAGAACCTCGACGCCGTCGTCGCCAACCGCCTCCAGAGCGGCGACCCGCCGAGCACGTTCGCGAACTGGCCGGGCAAGAACCTCCAGCGCTACGAGGGGGCGCTCGGCAGCGTCGACGACGTCTGGTCGGAGAACGACTTCTCCGAGGTCATGGTCCAGGAGGCCGTCGACCTCCACCAGCAGGGCGGGAGCTTCCGCGCCGTCCCGCTCGGCTCTCACCGACTGAACTGCCTGTTCTACAACGTCTCGGTGGTGGAGGAGGCGGGCGTCGACGTCGACTCGCTGAACAGCGTCTCGGCCTTCGCCGACGCGCTCGACACCGTCGCGACGGAGACGGACTACATCCCGTTCACACACGGGATGTCCGGCACGTGGACGACGACACAGCTGTGGGCCTCGATGATGCTCGGCCAGGAAGGCTACCAGGCCTACATGGACTTCATCAACGGTGAGGGCTCCGAAGCGGCCGTCCGCGCGACGTTCGAGTCGACGGCAGCCGTCCTCGAGAACTACATCAGCGACGACGCCTCCTCCATCGGCCTCACCGAGTCGAACCAGAACATCATCAACGGTAACGCGGCGTTCATCCACCAGGGGAACTGGGCCGCGGGCGCCTACCGGAACGCGGAGGACTTCGACTACGACGAGGACTGGGGCTTCAAGACGTTCCCCGGCACCGAGGGGATGTACATGCTCCACTTCGACTCGTTCCTCTACCCCTCGAACAACCCGACCCCCGAGGCGACGAAGACCTACCTGGAGTTCGTCGGCAGCCCCGAGGCGCAGATCGCGTTCAACCAGTACAAGGGCTCCATCCCGACCCGGACCGACGTCAGCCTGGACGAGTTCGGGCCGTACCTCCAGGAGACCGCCCAGGACTTCGCCGAGGCCGAAGAGCGCCCGCCGACGCTCCAGCACGGGCTGGCAGTCTCCTCGGAGAAGATGACGGCGCTCAACGAGGTCATCTCCTCGGAGTTCACGGGACCGTACAACGTCGACGCCGCGACGCAGGGCTTCCTCGACGCGGTCTCCAACTAA
- a CDS encoding HVO_2901 family zinc finger protein, translating into MAGMQITKQSGRDMLVCRKCAAEFPEGRATKDGWHYECPECGEAEGIGEGLRRL; encoded by the coding sequence ATGGCGGGGATGCAGATCACAAAGCAGTCCGGTCGAGACATGCTCGTATGCCGAAAATGTGCCGCAGAGTTCCCCGAGGGGCGGGCGACAAAGGACGGATGGCACTACGAGTGCCCCGAATGCGGCGAGGCGGAAGGTATCGGTGAGGGGCTCCGGCGGCTCTAA
- a CDS encoding Lrp/AsnC family transcriptional regulator — MDERDVTLLKAISDLGTGSPEKLHEETGIPVSTIHYRLNNLREAGVIENDLYDVDLDAFGLGVTVIVEVLASYDRYEDVSERLEAVEGVTQLYFTMGETDFVVVARLPDSDDVERLVRDFESIPEVERTNSTFVISSIRDSTRPLKSYSLETLLSELVDD, encoded by the coding sequence ATGGACGAACGCGACGTCACGCTGTTGAAGGCCATCTCGGACCTCGGGACGGGTAGCCCCGAGAAACTCCACGAGGAGACGGGAATCCCCGTCTCGACCATCCACTACCGGTTGAACAACCTCCGCGAGGCGGGCGTCATCGAGAACGACCTCTACGACGTCGACCTCGACGCCTTCGGACTCGGGGTGACGGTCATCGTCGAGGTGCTCGCGAGCTACGACCGGTACGAGGACGTCTCCGAGCGCCTCGAAGCGGTCGAGGGCGTCACTCAGTTGTACTTCACGATGGGCGAGACCGACTTCGTGGTCGTCGCCCGACTCCCCGACAGCGACGACGTCGAACGGCTCGTCCGCGACTTCGAGTCGATTCCAGAGGTCGAACGAACCAACTCGACGTTCGTCATCTCGAGCATCCGCGACAGCACGCGCCCGTTGAAGAGCTACAGCCTCGAGACGCTCCTGTCGGAACTGGTCGACGACTGA
- a CDS encoding DMT family transporter has translation METIQSKIQSTPVLFVLLAAFWGTSFVAIDVGLERVPPLLFAALRYDLAGVVVLAYAAVTHDRWLPRTRRDWLSALVGGVFLVGAFHALLYLGQGAVSGAVAAIVVSLVPLLTAVFDHTLLGERRLEPVGGAGFVFGVVGVVVVANPTPGALDSTAALGIGLVFLSAVAFALGSVATRSVSADFPVVSQQAWTMLVGAAVLHLGSVVRGESFVASAWTPSVLLSFGYLAVVSGVVGFLIYFELLERVGPSELNLVNYLNPIVAALVSWAVLGEVLGTTAVAGFVVIFAGFGLLKRDAVRCLVRSRWTVADC, from the coding sequence ATGGAAACTATCCAAAGCAAGATTCAATCAACACCCGTTCTGTTCGTCCTGCTCGCCGCGTTCTGGGGGACCTCGTTCGTCGCCATCGACGTCGGCCTCGAACGCGTGCCGCCGCTCCTGTTCGCCGCGCTCCGCTACGACCTCGCCGGCGTCGTCGTCCTCGCGTACGCGGCGGTCACTCACGACCGGTGGCTTCCCCGGACCCGGCGCGACTGGCTCTCGGCGCTCGTCGGCGGCGTCTTCCTCGTCGGTGCCTTCCACGCCCTGTTGTACCTCGGCCAGGGTGCCGTCTCGGGCGCTGTCGCCGCCATCGTCGTCAGCCTCGTCCCGCTCCTGACGGCGGTCTTCGACCACACGCTCCTCGGCGAGCGCCGCCTCGAACCCGTTGGCGGTGCCGGGTTCGTCTTCGGCGTCGTGGGGGTCGTCGTCGTCGCGAACCCCACTCCGGGCGCGCTCGACTCCACGGCCGCGCTGGGCATCGGCCTCGTCTTCCTCTCCGCGGTCGCGTTCGCCCTCGGGAGTGTCGCCACGCGGTCGGTCTCGGCCGACTTCCCGGTGGTCTCCCAGCAGGCGTGGACGATGCTCGTCGGAGCCGCCGTCTTGCACCTCGGGAGTGTCGTCCGTGGTGAGTCGTTCGTCGCGTCGGCGTGGACGCCGTCGGTGCTTCTCTCGTTCGGCTACCTCGCCGTCGTCTCGGGCGTCGTCGGCTTCCTGATCTACTTCGAACTCCTCGAGCGGGTGGGGCCTTCCGAACTCAATCTGGTCAACTATCTCAACCCCATCGTCGCGGCGCTGGTCAGCTGGGCCGTCCTCGGCGAGGTGCTCGGCACGACCGCCGTCGCGGGGTTCGTCGTCATCTTCGCGGGCTTCGGACTCCTCAAGCGCGACGCCGTTCGCTGTCTCGTTCGCTCGCGGTGGACCGTCGCCGACTGCTGA
- a CDS encoding class II fumarate hydratase, whose amino-acid sequence MSDDFRIERDSLGEMQVPQGAYWGAQTQRAVENFPISGITFGRRFVRALGVVKKAAAQANRDLGHLDEDVADAIVEAADEVIAGDLDDQFPVDVFQTGSGTSSNMNANEVIANRAAELMGKEVGDRAVHPNDHVNYGQSSNDVIPTAMHVSALEAVEKDLLPALEALAASLEEKADEFADVVKTGRTHLQDATPITLGQEFEGYRTQVEKGVTRVENTREHLGELALGGTAVGTGLNTDPEFPELAAEYMSEETGVAFREADSHFEAQAAHDAMSEAHGALRTVAGSMNKIANDLRLLASGPRNGLGELEQPENQPGSSIMPGKVNPVVAEAVNQVHKQVVGNDAAVAAGAAEGQIDLNLYKPVLAHNFLESSQLLSNAAAVFAERFVDKLEANEEHCATQVERSMALATALNPAIGYDKASKVAKQALAEGKTVREVAVSEGYLTEEEADEVLDPMAMTRRGILGDD is encoded by the coding sequence ATGAGCGACGACTTCCGAATCGAACGGGACAGTCTCGGCGAGATGCAGGTGCCGCAAGGGGCGTACTGGGGCGCACAGACCCAGCGCGCGGTGGAGAACTTCCCCATCTCGGGCATCACGTTCGGCCGTCGGTTCGTCCGGGCGCTCGGTGTGGTGAAGAAGGCCGCCGCACAGGCGAACCGCGACCTCGGTCACCTCGACGAGGACGTCGCTGACGCCATCGTCGAAGCCGCCGACGAGGTCATCGCGGGCGACCTCGACGACCAGTTCCCGGTCGACGTGTTCCAGACCGGGTCGGGGACCTCCTCGAACATGAACGCGAACGAGGTCATCGCGAACCGCGCCGCCGAACTCATGGGCAAGGAGGTCGGCGACCGTGCGGTCCATCCGAACGACCACGTCAACTACGGACAGTCGTCGAACGACGTCATCCCGACGGCGATGCACGTCTCCGCGCTGGAGGCCGTCGAGAAGGACCTCCTTCCCGCCCTGGAGGCGCTCGCCGCGTCGCTCGAGGAGAAGGCGGACGAGTTCGCGGACGTCGTCAAGACCGGTCGGACCCATCTGCAGGACGCCACGCCCATCACGCTCGGCCAGGAGTTCGAGGGGTATCGGACCCAGGTCGAGAAGGGCGTCACGCGCGTGGAGAACACACGTGAGCACCTCGGCGAACTCGCCCTCGGCGGGACCGCCGTCGGGACCGGACTGAACACCGACCCCGAGTTCCCCGAACTGGCGGCCGAGTACATGTCCGAGGAGACGGGCGTCGCGTTCCGCGAGGCGGACAGTCACTTCGAGGCGCAGGCGGCCCACGACGCGATGAGCGAGGCCCACGGCGCGCTCCGGACGGTGGCCGGGTCGATGAACAAGATCGCGAACGACCTCCGACTCCTCGCGTCGGGCCCGCGGAACGGGCTGGGCGAACTCGAACAGCCGGAGAACCAGCCCGGCTCTTCCATCATGCCCGGCAAGGTCAACCCGGTCGTCGCCGAGGCGGTCAACCAGGTCCACAAGCAGGTCGTCGGCAACGACGCGGCCGTCGCCGCCGGCGCGGCCGAGGGTCAGATAGACCTCAACCTCTACAAACCCGTCCTCGCGCACAACTTCCTCGAGTCCAGCCAGCTGCTCTCGAACGCCGCGGCGGTGTTCGCCGAGCGCTTCGTCGACAAACTCGAGGCCAACGAGGAGCACTGCGCGACCCAGGTCGAACGCTCGATGGCACTCGCCACCGCGTTGAACCCCGCCATCGGCTACGACAAGGCGTCGAAGGTCGCCAAACAGGCGCTCGCGGAGGGCAAGACCGTCCGCGAAGTCGCCGTCAGCGAAGGGTACCTCACCGAGGAGGAGGCCGACGAGGTGCTCGACCCCATGGCGATGACCCGGCGCGGCATCCTCGGCGACGACTGA